One segment of Labrenzia sp. CE80 DNA contains the following:
- a CDS encoding capsular biosynthesis protein — MPLPLITAVIPVRLSNEQLYDEVERIERIIETLPDAYVPLVVDYGTGPGRADELKALAEKTKTALLCVETEDQPFSIGHARDLGTQHAQTPLVMFHDIDFLISPGNYNRILDEVRLRSMPENAYSFFALPGTYLTKEFTEKYLTLFSAGDAEFADVLLHDGVMRADNSICDNHTYAISAIVASRYHLLAIGGHDRSFAGHGAEDFELMHRLSSYALKAPRTHQYYTNTRKNSIQRYEGFRAYFALYGIDLFQRGLQVAHLWHPRRREASYVAPMAENQQRVSQLMEDYDAGKSSLPSLEDSVSGISTLVLVKDEKAPPIRALRHAFPAFGRYEIKREGDFEDGLELVKFAQEKNFSRVFFLNPYGNEHRLALYRAVRHSGMKFVVWDRGGLSDSWFFDTGGFLADSTSYSPEKWDQPLAEKEIERTKQWLQTHRDSPPLEKNGERIGAEALSRQLKIGDRKVIFVALQRPNDTATRYFSDSCGGFDGFRLWMEHLARNLDPQTCVIVAKQHPLEQTSPEIAGVQIVDGKTNFIDLIDLADVVVTINSGAGLVALSCGKPVICCGDSYYSHPGLAVSVRTEAELVDAVRNATPPDEEKKLRFFRYLIEDFYSFGKSIYKTSVKEGSEIRRVTAILFSSIRGLREKTIILGEVPDQLNLKAPLFYSYGGEKHVQSLTSPIDLLVKQTEKAVRKTEIVEATRLLEALHLRQNRKEEFSSAVLKTAQIARRNGNNFFAAMILGLGAFWKTGDNDSASHEGRRDDCAEKLMQSVAQLALSPISELRALAVEAFVQENYVEAIRLFEAMYLREPDKIKHLRCLAECYVKIGAETSALKTLRLVLNAAPGHKMVERRLKNIQRPRILRPLYPGKPFPVELG; from the coding sequence ATGCCCCTGCCTCTGATTACAGCCGTTATTCCAGTGAGACTCTCCAACGAGCAACTCTACGACGAAGTCGAACGTATCGAACGCATTATAGAGACGCTACCTGATGCTTATGTCCCGCTTGTTGTTGACTATGGTACGGGCCCTGGGCGTGCTGATGAGCTCAAGGCGTTGGCGGAGAAGACCAAAACAGCTCTTTTGTGTGTGGAAACAGAGGATCAGCCATTTAGCATAGGTCACGCGCGTGATTTGGGAACGCAACATGCGCAAACGCCCCTGGTCATGTTCCACGACATCGATTTTCTTATCTCGCCTGGCAACTACAACCGAATTTTGGACGAAGTTCGGCTTCGGAGCATGCCAGAAAACGCGTACTCATTTTTTGCGCTGCCTGGCACTTATTTGACCAAGGAGTTCACGGAAAAATACCTGACGCTCTTTTCCGCAGGCGATGCTGAATTCGCGGATGTTTTACTCCACGACGGAGTTATGCGCGCCGACAACTCAATCTGTGACAATCATACCTATGCAATCTCCGCTATCGTTGCGAGCCGCTATCACCTCCTCGCGATAGGGGGGCATGATAGAAGCTTTGCCGGCCATGGTGCAGAGGATTTTGAACTCATGCACCGCCTTTCCTCATATGCCTTGAAGGCTCCGAGGACGCATCAATACTATACAAACACTCGGAAGAATTCGATCCAGCGATATGAAGGTTTTCGGGCCTATTTTGCGCTCTATGGAATTGACTTGTTTCAGCGGGGCTTGCAGGTCGCCCACCTTTGGCATCCTCGACGGCGCGAAGCGAGTTATGTGGCGCCAATGGCGGAAAATCAACAGCGTGTCTCACAGCTGATGGAGGACTATGACGCAGGAAAGTCGTCTCTGCCTTCACTGGAAGACAGTGTTTCCGGTATATCGACGCTGGTTCTCGTCAAAGACGAGAAGGCGCCTCCGATCAGAGCATTGAGGCACGCATTCCCGGCGTTCGGCCGCTACGAAATCAAGCGGGAGGGGGATTTTGAAGATGGCCTGGAACTGGTTAAGTTTGCACAAGAAAAGAACTTTTCGCGCGTTTTCTTTCTAAATCCATACGGCAATGAGCATCGTCTTGCGCTCTACAGGGCGGTGCGTCATTCAGGGATGAAGTTTGTTGTCTGGGACCGTGGCGGTCTCAGCGATAGCTGGTTCTTTGACACAGGCGGGTTCCTTGCGGATAGCACCTCTTACTCACCCGAAAAGTGGGACCAGCCCCTTGCTGAAAAAGAAATAGAACGAACCAAACAGTGGCTGCAAACCCATAGGGATAGTCCCCCGCTGGAGAAAAATGGCGAACGCATTGGAGCGGAGGCGCTCAGCAGGCAGCTCAAGATCGGCGATCGCAAAGTTATCTTCGTGGCGCTCCAGCGCCCAAACGATACCGCGACCAGGTATTTTTCGGATTCCTGTGGAGGTTTTGACGGCTTTAGGCTCTGGATGGAGCATCTGGCCAGAAACTTGGACCCGCAAACCTGTGTAATCGTTGCAAAGCAGCACCCACTTGAACAGACGTCGCCAGAAATTGCAGGCGTCCAAATAGTGGATGGAAAAACCAATTTCATCGATCTAATTGATCTCGCCGATGTGGTCGTTACGATCAATTCCGGTGCTGGCCTCGTAGCGTTGTCATGCGGAAAACCTGTCATTTGTTGCGGTGATAGCTACTACAGTCACCCGGGGCTGGCGGTGTCAGTCAGGACAGAGGCTGAACTGGTGGACGCAGTTAGAAACGCAACCCCGCCGGATGAGGAAAAGAAGCTCAGGTTCTTCCGCTATTTGATTGAGGATTTTTATTCATTCGGCAAATCTATCTATAAGACATCTGTCAAGGAAGGTTCCGAGATCCGTCGTGTGACCGCGATATTGTTCTCGTCCATCCGCGGCCTTCGCGAAAAGACGATTATCTTGGGTGAGGTACCTGATCAATTGAACCTCAAGGCTCCTCTATTTTACTCCTACGGTGGCGAAAAACACGTTCAATCGCTGACTTCTCCCATCGATCTATTGGTCAAGCAGACCGAGAAGGCCGTTAGGAAAACGGAGATCGTTGAAGCCACGCGTTTGCTTGAGGCCTTGCACCTCCGCCAAAACAGAAAGGAGGAGTTTAGTAGTGCCGTGCTCAAGACGGCACAGATCGCGCGTAGAAACGGCAATAACTTCTTCGCTGCCATGATACTTGGCTTGGGCGCTTTTTGGAAAACCGGCGATAATGACAGCGCGTCACATGAGGGGCGTCGTGATGATTGTGCCGAAAAATTGATGCAGTCAGTCGCCCAGCTCGCTCTTTCTCCGATATCGGAACTAAGAGCGCTTGCGGTTGAGGCGTTTGTCCAAGAAAATTACGTGGAAGCTATTCGCCTGTTTGAGGCGATGTACCTGCGTGAGCCCGATAAAATAAAGCACCTTCGCTGTCTTGCCGAGTGCTACGTGAAAATCGGTGCCGAAACTTCAGCATTGAAGACGCTCCGGCTGGTTTTGAATGCTGCTCCAGGTCACAAGATGGTTGAACGACGCCTCAAGAATATTCAAAGGCCTCGCATTTTGCGGCCACTTTACCCTGGGAAGCCGTTCCCTGTCGAACTGGGTTGA
- a CDS encoding sulfotransferase: MLSFLKATPPSEGRRYVFIFTYGRSGSTLLSGLLNALPGCCIRGENYMALAHLNAFYGSLKKSKAHMAKKSGQPTHPWYGVDDIDLASARQKVRDLFVDEVLRPPQDAFVVGFKEIRINVTDIPDLDGFLDDLVEIFEDVKFVFNHRRITDVAKSKWWGQTLQSHARIHSMDMRLERSRHVGTDRVFQVYYERLVAEPQHAKELADFLGLAFSERTYRKVMSVRHSY; encoded by the coding sequence ATGTTGTCATTTCTTAAAGCCACGCCTCCCAGCGAGGGACGGCGCTATGTCTTCATTTTCACCTACGGAAGATCTGGCTCGACCTTGTTGTCGGGGCTCTTAAATGCACTTCCGGGATGCTGCATACGTGGTGAGAACTATATGGCCCTTGCCCATCTCAATGCGTTCTATGGTTCCTTGAAAAAGTCCAAAGCGCATATGGCGAAAAAAAGTGGTCAGCCAACCCACCCTTGGTACGGCGTTGATGACATCGATCTTGCAAGCGCACGCCAGAAGGTGCGCGACCTCTTTGTTGATGAGGTCTTAAGGCCGCCGCAGGATGCTTTCGTTGTGGGTTTCAAGGAAATTCGCATCAATGTAACCGATATTCCCGATCTTGATGGTTTTCTTGATGATCTTGTCGAGATCTTTGAGGACGTGAAATTCGTCTTCAATCACCGCCGGATCACCGACGTGGCCAAGAGCAAATGGTGGGGGCAGACTTTGCAGTCACATGCGAGAATTCACAGCATGGATATGCGTCTTGAAAGATCCAGACATGTGGGCACCGACCGTGTGTTCCAAGTCTACTATGAGCGTCTGGTCGCGGAGCCACAACATGCGAAAGAACTTGCTGACTTTCTTGGCCTGGCGTTTAGCGAGAGAACCTATCGAAAGGTTATGTCGGTTCGCCATTCCTACTAG
- a CDS encoding M23 family metallopeptidase, whose protein sequence is MKTRNGHATLFDQKAAIKLRVSSSSNHTSAFMVPFSKLALLAISLPLASVLTTSTEAIELGLPIDCTLGKNCFFQQFVDVDPSSKAVDPFCSAYTYDKHKGTDLRVRSMADVVSGFSVTAVADGTILRVRDGEADHLVRTQEDFELVAGKECGNGLVLQLAEDYEIQYCHLRKGSLVVAPGQAVQIGDKLGEVGASGLAQFPHVHITLRKSGKLVDPLTGRLVSSGCKREFDKSRSLFSESVVAKVDPNVPDILSLGLSGQPVRHSSLVEMGPPSRLSVNDSLFVAWGWLTRLNKGDQLRIALKNNRAETIIDNTSEPLESNKATYSAYAGKRQKLPKGSYTVTLSVLRRDEVVASKSEVIVLE, encoded by the coding sequence ATGAAAACGCGAAATGGCCATGCGACATTATTCGACCAAAAAGCAGCGATTAAATTGCGAGTTAGTTCTTCATCAAACCATACGTCAGCATTCATGGTCCCGTTCTCAAAACTCGCTCTTTTGGCGATTTCCCTGCCACTTGCAAGCGTTCTCACGACTTCCACCGAAGCGATTGAGTTGGGGTTGCCAATCGATTGCACACTCGGCAAAAACTGCTTCTTTCAGCAATTTGTAGATGTCGACCCCTCTTCAAAGGCCGTCGACCCTTTTTGCTCGGCGTATACATATGACAAGCACAAAGGCACAGATCTTCGCGTTCGGTCCATGGCCGACGTCGTCAGTGGGTTCTCTGTCACCGCGGTAGCAGACGGCACAATCCTGCGCGTTCGCGACGGTGAGGCAGATCACCTCGTTCGAACGCAGGAAGATTTTGAGTTAGTTGCGGGCAAAGAATGCGGGAACGGCTTGGTCTTGCAGCTCGCCGAAGACTACGAAATCCAATACTGTCATCTTCGTAAAGGTAGTCTTGTCGTTGCGCCGGGCCAAGCCGTGCAGATAGGCGATAAACTCGGGGAGGTTGGCGCATCTGGTTTGGCCCAGTTTCCTCATGTTCATATTACTTTGCGAAAAAGTGGGAAACTCGTTGACCCACTTACTGGCCGTTTGGTGTCTAGCGGTTGCAAGCGAGAATTCGACAAGTCCAGATCTCTCTTCTCAGAAAGCGTAGTTGCGAAGGTCGATCCAAATGTTCCTGACATTTTATCTCTGGGATTGTCTGGGCAGCCTGTCCGTCATTCGTCACTTGTCGAAATGGGTCCGCCGTCCAGATTAAGTGTCAATGACTCTCTCTTCGTCGCCTGGGGGTGGCTTACCAGACTAAATAAGGGGGACCAGCTCCGTATCGCGTTAAAGAATAATCGCGCTGAAACAATCATCGACAATACCAGCGAACCACTGGAGAGCAACAAAGCGACCTATTCAGCTTATGCTGGCAAAAGGCAAAAGTTACCCAAAGGGTCATACACGGTCACTCTATCAGTGCTCAGGCGGGATGAGGTCGTGGCCAGTAAGTCAGAAGTGATTGTATTGGAATAG
- a CDS encoding PLP-dependent aminotransferase family protein: protein MAIPPEIFLLPQRSDATLQQQIQQIVAEAIVSRHCAAGEKMPSSRKLADHLGVSRITITLAYAELVSNGYLISRDRSGYFVSDTAPTQPWFAEADTSAPAGIDWDSKLARRPQSRGDILRPPNWTDYRYPFIYGQSDPDLFDHTNWRNCSLRAVGRKDFDTLTHDHYQNDDPMLVEFILRYILPRRGIRANPDEILITMGGQNALWMIAQLLLSEGQKAIVENPCFPGLRKIFDQMRYIAASIDVDNDGLPPDRIPADADVVFTTPSHHAPTNVTMPLERRLEMLEKANRDDFVIVEDDYEFEMSFLSAPAPALKSMDQIGTVIYLGSFSKSIFPGLRLGYVVAAKPLIQEMRELRTVVFRHPPSHIQRTTAYFLSLGHYDSQINRMARVFSKRRAIMEHCIREFGLTPDVRDMHGGSSFWMKAPVGVDTTKLAVDLRRQSVLIEPGDAFYAHRSPDTSHYRLAYSSINANLVRDGIALVAEAIAKATQSQ, encoded by the coding sequence TTGGCGATACCTCCTGAAATCTTTCTGTTGCCACAGCGCAGTGATGCAACGCTGCAGCAGCAGATTCAGCAAATTGTTGCGGAGGCAATTGTCTCCCGGCATTGCGCAGCGGGCGAAAAGATGCCTTCGTCGCGGAAACTCGCCGATCACCTGGGCGTGTCGCGTATTACAATCACGCTGGCCTATGCGGAACTGGTCTCGAACGGCTATCTGATTTCGCGGGATCGTTCGGGCTATTTTGTGTCCGATACCGCGCCGACGCAGCCATGGTTCGCCGAAGCCGATACCTCTGCTCCGGCGGGTATCGACTGGGACAGCAAACTTGCCCGCCGTCCGCAATCGCGTGGCGACATTCTACGTCCCCCGAACTGGACCGACTACAGGTATCCCTTCATCTATGGGCAATCGGATCCCGATTTGTTCGACCATACCAATTGGCGGAACTGTTCCCTACGTGCGGTCGGGCGAAAGGATTTCGACACCCTCACGCATGACCACTACCAGAACGATGACCCGATGCTCGTGGAATTTATCCTGCGCTATATCCTGCCGCGTCGTGGCATTCGCGCAAATCCGGATGAAATCCTGATCACGATGGGGGGTCAGAACGCGCTCTGGATGATTGCACAGTTGCTGCTTTCCGAGGGACAAAAAGCCATCGTCGAAAATCCCTGCTTTCCGGGTCTGCGGAAAATCTTCGATCAGATGAGATACATCGCGGCGTCAATCGACGTAGACAATGATGGCTTGCCGCCAGATCGTATTCCGGCCGACGCCGATGTCGTGTTCACGACGCCCAGCCATCACGCGCCAACGAACGTGACAATGCCCCTCGAGCGGCGGCTTGAAATGTTGGAGAAGGCAAACCGCGACGATTTCGTCATCGTGGAAGATGACTATGAGTTCGAAATGTCGTTCTTGAGCGCGCCAGCTCCTGCGCTCAAATCCATGGATCAGATCGGCACGGTCATCTATCTCGGCTCGTTTTCGAAATCCATATTTCCAGGGCTCCGCCTTGGATATGTCGTTGCCGCCAAGCCACTTATCCAGGAAATGCGGGAGCTGAGGACGGTCGTTTTTCGGCATCCGCCCAGCCACATTCAAAGAACAACAGCTTACTTTCTGTCGCTTGGCCATTATGACAGTCAGATCAACCGCATGGCGCGCGTGTTCAGCAAACGCCGCGCGATCATGGAGCATTGTATTCGGGAATTCGGCCTAACCCCGGATGTTCGGGATATGCACGGCGGGTCCTCCTTCTGGATGAAGGCACCAGTGGGCGTCGACACGACGAAGCTTGCAGTCGACCTGCGCAGGCAAAGTGTTCTCATTGAGCCCGGCGACGCATTCTATGCCCATCGCTCGCCTGATACGTCGCACTATCGGTTGGCCTATTCCTCGATCAACGCAAACCTCGTTCGCGACGGCATTGCTTTGGTCGCCGAAGCAATTGCCAAAGCGACACAATCTCAATGA
- a CDS encoding aspartate aminotransferase family protein produces MTHSAPINDLDNVIRADRDHVWHHLTQHKPYETKDPRVMVEGKGMRLWDASGREHLDAVSGGVWTVNVGFGRESIGKAISDQVTRLNFFAQNVGSIPGAIFAEKLIERMPGLSRVYFVNSGSEANEKAFKMVRQIAHKRFGGKKHKILFRERDYHGSTIATMSAGGQPERNAQYGPYTPGFVQVPHCLEYRAQWDCENYGERAADTIEEVILREGADTVGALCLETVTAGGGVITPPKGYWERVQEICRKYDILLHLDEVVCGVGRTGTWFGYQQYGIQPDLVTMAKGVASGYAAIACLVTTEEVFNMFKDDASDPMSFFRDISTYGGCTAGPAAALENMRIIEDEGLLANTDAMGARLMDNLHALKDKHAAVGDVRGLGLFCGAELVADRVSKTPAGEAQVQAVIADCMAQGVIIGATARALPGLNNTLCLAPALIATADDIDAITDAIDGALTRVFG; encoded by the coding sequence ATGACCCACTCTGCCCCCATCAATGACTTGGACAATGTCATTCGCGCCGATCGTGATCATGTTTGGCATCATCTGACACAACACAAACCCTACGAGACCAAGGATCCGCGCGTCATGGTCGAAGGCAAGGGCATGCGTTTGTGGGATGCCTCGGGACGTGAACATCTCGACGCGGTTTCGGGAGGTGTTTGGACGGTGAACGTCGGCTTTGGCCGCGAAAGCATAGGCAAAGCGATCAGCGATCAGGTTACCCGCCTTAATTTTTTCGCTCAAAATGTCGGGTCAATTCCGGGCGCAATCTTTGCCGAGAAGCTTATCGAGCGGATGCCAGGTCTGAGCCGCGTGTATTTCGTCAATTCAGGATCCGAGGCGAACGAAAAGGCATTCAAGATGGTTCGCCAGATCGCGCACAAGCGCTTTGGCGGCAAAAAGCACAAGATCCTCTTTCGCGAGCGGGACTACCATGGGTCAACCATTGCAACCATGTCCGCTGGCGGCCAGCCCGAACGTAATGCGCAATACGGCCCCTATACACCTGGTTTTGTTCAAGTACCTCACTGCCTTGAATACCGCGCACAATGGGATTGCGAAAACTATGGTGAGCGTGCGGCCGATACGATTGAGGAAGTCATCCTGCGGGAAGGTGCTGACACTGTTGGAGCACTGTGCCTGGAGACGGTGACCGCAGGCGGTGGCGTCATTACTCCGCCAAAGGGCTATTGGGAGCGCGTGCAGGAGATCTGCCGCAAGTATGATATTTTGCTCCATCTCGATGAAGTTGTCTGCGGCGTCGGCCGGACCGGCACTTGGTTCGGCTATCAGCAATATGGCATCCAGCCAGATCTGGTCACGATGGCCAAGGGTGTGGCTTCCGGTTATGCCGCGATCGCTTGTCTCGTGACGACGGAAGAGGTCTTCAACATGTTCAAGGATGACGCGAGTGATCCGATGAGCTTCTTCCGTGATATTTCAACCTATGGAGGCTGTACCGCAGGACCTGCCGCCGCCTTGGAAAACATGCGCATTATCGAGGATGAGGGTCTTCTGGCGAACACGGACGCCATGGGCGCGCGATTGATGGATAACCTCCATGCGCTCAAGGACAAGCACGCAGCCGTCGGTGATGTTCGCGGGCTCGGCTTGTTCTGTGGCGCTGAACTGGTCGCAGATCGTGTCAGCAAGACGCCTGCCGGGGAAGCCCAGGTTCAGGCCGTAATTGCTGACTGCATGGCGCAAGGGGTGATCATCGGCGCAACGGCACGTGCCCTGCCAGGGCTCAACAATACGCTCTGCCTTGCTCCGGCACTGATCGCTACCGCGGATGACATTGATGCAATCACCGATGCGATTGACGGAGCCCTGACGCGCGTATTCGGCTAG
- a CDS encoding ABC transporter substrate-binding protein codes for MKTFVRLLTGGAMLLSAQAAVAQELTVGYFLEWPMPFLAAKADGAYDKALGMPVKWVSFETGTAMSAAMASGDVQLSVSQGVPPFVVATSAGQALQVLDVAVSYSDNDNCVVATALEIEKESAAELAGKKVAVPIGTAAHYGFLRQMDHFGVDVSSLTVVDMAPTDGAAALAQGEVDFACGWGGGLSRMKEHGNILLTGAEKEELGILVFDVTSGPADFVVENEELVSKFLAVTAEANAQWLADKSPEMLEKIAKESGMSVEATEASISTFTFPSIEEQLSEKWLGGNAQTFMKGVADVFVEAGSIETALDSYDGTVNSGPLTAAQ; via the coding sequence ATGAAGACCTTTGTGAGACTTTTGACGGGCGGCGCAATGCTGCTGAGTGCCCAGGCCGCAGTCGCTCAGGAGCTGACTGTCGGCTATTTCCTGGAGTGGCCGATGCCTTTCCTCGCAGCCAAGGCAGATGGCGCATACGACAAAGCGCTGGGCATGCCGGTAAAGTGGGTCAGCTTTGAAACTGGCACAGCAATGTCTGCAGCGATGGCCTCGGGTGATGTACAGCTTTCAGTTTCGCAGGGCGTGCCGCCGTTTGTTGTTGCAACGTCCGCAGGGCAGGCACTGCAGGTTCTGGACGTCGCCGTAAGCTACTCAGACAATGACAACTGTGTCGTGGCAACTGCACTGGAGATCGAAAAAGAAAGTGCGGCTGAACTGGCTGGTAAAAAGGTTGCCGTTCCAATCGGCACTGCTGCCCACTACGGGTTCCTTCGCCAAATGGACCATTTCGGCGTTGATGTATCCTCCCTGACAGTCGTCGACATGGCGCCAACTGACGGAGCTGCTGCCCTGGCTCAAGGCGAGGTCGATTTCGCATGTGGTTGGGGTGGCGGCCTATCCCGGATGAAAGAGCACGGCAATATCTTGCTCACCGGCGCAGAGAAGGAAGAACTTGGCATTCTCGTTTTTGATGTAACTTCTGGTCCTGCCGACTTTGTGGTCGAGAACGAAGAGCTGGTATCAAAGTTCCTGGCTGTTACTGCCGAAGCCAACGCTCAGTGGCTCGCTGATAAATCGCCTGAAATGCTCGAGAAGATCGCGAAGGAATCGGGCATGTCGGTAGAAGCAACCGAAGCCTCTATCTCGACTTTCACCTTTCCTTCTATTGAAGAGCAGCTTTCGGAAAAGTGGCTGGGCGGTAACGCACAGACATTCATGAAAGGTGTTGCGGACGTGTTCGTGGAGGCAGGAAGCATCGAAACTGCACTCGACAGCTATGATGGCACCGTAAATTCCGGCCCGCTTACAGCCGCGCAATAA
- a CDS encoding ABC transporter ATP-binding protein, whose amino-acid sequence MASLSIESLSMRFDLPGGGHVQALKDVSLDIKKGELLSVLGPSGCGKSTLLNILAGFLAPTSGTVTLNGEPVIGPGAERGMVFQQGALFEWMSVRRNVEFGPRMKGMPETDRNTIVENLLDTVGLRSFKDKAVYELSGGMQQRVALARCLANEPDVILMDEPLGALDALTREKMQGLVLNLWKKTGKTIILITHSVDEALLLGERLLVMAPRPGRIHREYNLPFAERAVGADLRVVKEDPAFGETKKEILGMIWEMEEEIMSGAEK is encoded by the coding sequence ATGGCTTCATTGAGCATCGAAAGTCTCTCTATGCGGTTCGACCTCCCCGGCGGTGGTCATGTTCAGGCGCTCAAGGATGTGTCGCTCGACATTAAAAAGGGCGAGCTGCTCTCCGTTCTCGGCCCGTCTGGCTGCGGCAAGTCTACTTTGCTCAACATTCTCGCGGGCTTTCTGGCACCCACATCGGGCACCGTCACGCTCAATGGCGAGCCCGTTATAGGACCGGGAGCCGAACGGGGCATGGTGTTTCAACAAGGAGCCCTTTTCGAGTGGATGAGTGTGCGACGCAATGTAGAGTTCGGCCCAAGAATGAAGGGCATGCCGGAAACGGACCGCAATACGATCGTCGAAAACCTACTCGATACAGTCGGCCTCCGTTCTTTCAAGGACAAGGCGGTCTACGAATTGTCTGGAGGGATGCAGCAGCGCGTTGCACTGGCACGCTGTCTGGCCAATGAACCTGATGTCATCTTGATGGATGAACCGCTTGGTGCGCTCGATGCGTTGACTCGTGAGAAAATGCAGGGCCTGGTGCTCAATCTCTGGAAGAAAACCGGCAAGACCATCATCCTCATAACCCATTCCGTGGACGAAGCGCTTTTGCTGGGCGAGCGCCTGTTGGTGATGGCGCCACGCCCCGGCCGCATCCATAGAGAATACAATCTTCCCTTTGCGGAGCGGGCGGTCGGCGCCGACCTGCGTGTTGTGAAAGAGGATCCTGCTTTCGGAGAAACCAAGAAAGAGATCTTGGGCATGATCTGGGAAATGGAAGAGGAAATCATGAGCGGAGCGGAGAAGTAA
- a CDS encoding ABC transporter permease subunit, translating to MTGLVILAVYIALFFGAYLLLRLMRSSMGKVTDFTSLKTVTFGDESAVTPDRAASIISIVVVFLVWGAFTGSKLVPIHVPGPYTGTTSFSYTAEAPDGAKSDATVTVLVHEMGAAVEDPEPAAASGFAQSDTATVAAWRSVLIRAQRNDGDDAKIIAVDGKPIEPGQEVKVPHGSVTMTGKGSLNFSPSKGLQMEPIWMPPPEAVVSQLVQIARDGYQNVALLDHVSWSLWRVLAGFVLGSIIGIPLGYAMGLSGWARGWFDPIVEFMRPVPPLALIPLVIIWFGIGENGKIVLLFLAALWVMIISARAGVSGVNITKVHAAYSLGASKWQVLRHVIVPNSLPEIFTGARVAMGVCWGTVVAAELVAAEKGAGKMIVAASKFQATDIVIMGIVLIGLIGFAIDILMRRLENILVPWKGQS from the coding sequence ATGACAGGCCTCGTCATCCTTGCAGTCTACATCGCCCTGTTCTTCGGCGCCTATTTGCTCCTGAGATTGATGCGATCTTCAATGGGCAAGGTCACCGACTTTACCTCGCTAAAGACGGTCACCTTCGGCGATGAAAGTGCGGTCACGCCGGATAGAGCTGCCTCGATCATCTCTATCGTCGTCGTTTTTCTTGTCTGGGGTGCTTTTACAGGCTCGAAGCTGGTGCCCATCCATGTGCCAGGTCCCTACACCGGCACCACTTCCTTCTCCTACACCGCCGAGGCGCCCGATGGCGCGAAGTCAGACGCAACGGTGACGGTACTCGTGCACGAAATGGGAGCTGCCGTTGAAGATCCTGAGCCGGCCGCCGCTTCAGGGTTTGCGCAAAGCGACACGGCGACAGTGGCGGCATGGCGATCGGTCTTGATCCGGGCGCAGCGCAACGATGGCGACGACGCAAAGATCATCGCCGTTGACGGCAAGCCGATAGAGCCGGGACAGGAAGTCAAGGTACCACATGGCTCTGTGACCATGACCGGCAAAGGCTCTCTGAATTTCTCGCCCAGCAAGGGCCTCCAGATGGAGCCGATCTGGATGCCGCCCCCTGAGGCGGTGGTTAGCCAGCTCGTACAGATTGCCCGTGATGGCTATCAGAACGTGGCGCTTCTGGATCACGTGAGCTGGTCGCTCTGGCGTGTGCTTGCTGGCTTTGTTCTCGGGTCAATCATCGGCATCCCGCTTGGCTACGCCATGGGGCTTTCCGGATGGGCGCGCGGATGGTTTGATCCCATCGTCGAGTTCATGCGCCCTGTGCCGCCTCTTGCCCTGATCCCGCTTGTTATTATCTGGTTCGGAATTGGCGAGAATGGGAAGATTGTGCTTCTGTTCCTGGCAGCGCTCTGGGTCATGATCATCTCGGCCAGAGCAGGTGTCTCAGGTGTCAACATCACAAAGGTTCACGCAGCCTATTCGCTCGGAGCCTCCAAATGGCAGGTGTTGCGGCATGTGATTGTGCCGAACTCCCTACCGGAAATTTTCACTGGAGCGCGGGTCGCTATGGGTGTTTGTTGGGGCACCGTGGTCGCGGCCGAGCTTGTTGCTGCCGAAAAGGGAGCAGGCAAGATGATCGTTGCTGCATCGAAATTCCAGGCCACAGACATCGTCATTATGGGTATTGTCTTGATTGGCCTTATTGGCTTCGCGATCGACATATTGATGCGCCGCTTGGAGAATATCCTCGTGCCTTGGAAGGGCCAGTCCTGA